A window from Hemicordylus capensis ecotype Gifberg chromosome 2, rHemCap1.1.pri, whole genome shotgun sequence encodes these proteins:
- the LOC128346746 gene encoding uncharacterized protein LOC128346746, with translation MDGTQGKVHGRKGERGPQLTGPRAAGQHARVLILGHSFIFWARKWAQNANPGPQLGLGHWATVEWLGRRGMRRAQFLPMLCEFLEGNPVPDVLLLHFGGNDLADQSGISLSRQIAQDLEVVLFWCPGLVVIWSDITQWRVWRGVVKQNKVDRARRGVNVAVARFIAMKGGGCIPHDDIVFSLPQLFRGDGVHLSPLGMRYFF, from the exons atGGATGGCACACAGGGCAAAGTACATGgcagaaagggggaaagag GGCCTCAGTTGACTGGACCGAGGGCGGCCGGGCAGCACGCCAGAGTCCTCATACTGGGccattccttcattttctgggcGCGCAAGTGGGCGCAGAACGCCAACCCTGGACCCCAGCTTGGTTTGGGACATTGGGCCACTGTGGAGTGGCTTGGCCGGCGGGGCATGCGGAGGGCCCAGTTCCTGCCGATGCTGTGCGAGTTCCTGGAGGGGAATCCTGTCCCagatgtcctgctgctgcattttggaggcaACGACCTGGCGGACCAGTCTGGCATTTCGCTCTCAAGACAGATTGCCCAGGACCTGGAGGTCGTCCTCTTCTGGTGCCCGGGGCTGGTGGTCATCTGGTCTGACATCACTCAGTGGAGAGTCTGGAGGGGGGTGGTGAAGCAGAACAAGGTAGATAGGGCTAGGCGCGGGGTGAACGTGGCCGTGGCACGCTTCATCGCCATGAAAGGGGGTGGGTGCATTCCACATGACGACATTGTGTTCTCGCTCCCCCAGTTATTCAGGGGTGACGGCGTGCACTTGTCCCCCCTGGGTATGAGGTATTTTTTTTAG